Proteins found in one Candidatus Rokuibacteriota bacterium genomic segment:
- a CDS encoding ABC transporter permease, which yields MSDRAPSRRRRPLRHVTFTLGLAVTLCLLGTAALSLVYTPRDPLEMSISGRLQGPSADHLLGTDQFGRDLLSRIMSGAVTSILVGVIAVGLGMGVGVLLGMLSGYFGGWLDEGFMRLMDAVQGFPAILSALLITAVFRPSITISMVAIGVAFLPVFARLTRAAFLELRDRDFVVAARALGAGDAALIARHILPNTLSPLIVQATISFPVAILAEAGLAYLGLGTQPPHPSWGLMLREAQAFLGMNPWFAIFPGGAIAVTVLGLNLLGDGLRDLLDPKLAR from the coding sequence ATGAGTGACCGAGCGCCGTCCCGGCGGCGGCGGCCGCTCCGGCACGTGACGTTCACGCTGGGGCTGGCCGTCACGCTCTGTCTGCTGGGAACCGCCGCGCTGAGCCTGGTCTACACGCCGCGGGACCCGCTGGAGATGTCCATCAGCGGCCGGCTGCAGGGCCCCTCCGCCGACCACCTCCTCGGCACCGACCAGTTCGGGCGCGACCTGCTCTCGCGCATCATGAGCGGGGCCGTCACCTCCATCCTCGTGGGGGTGATCGCGGTGGGGCTCGGCATGGGCGTGGGCGTGCTCCTCGGCATGCTCTCCGGCTATTTCGGCGGGTGGCTCGACGAGGGCTTCATGCGTCTGATGGACGCCGTCCAGGGCTTCCCGGCCATCCTCTCGGCGCTCCTGATCACGGCGGTCTTCCGCCCGAGCATCACCATCAGCATGGTGGCCATCGGCGTGGCCTTCCTCCCCGTCTTCGCGCGGCTCACCCGGGCGGCCTTCCTGGAGCTCCGCGACCGGGACTTCGTGGTGGCCGCCCGCGCGCTGGGCGCCGGGGACGCGGCCCTCATCGCCCGCCACATCCTGCCCAACACGCTGTCGCCGCTCATCGTGCAGGCCACCATCAGCTTCCCCGTCGCCATCCTCGCCGAGGCGGGGCTCGCCTATCTCGGGCTCGGCACCCAGCCGCCGCACCCGTCCTGGGGGCTCATGCTCCGTGAGGCCCAGGCCTTCCTCGGCATGAACCCCTGGTTCGCGATCTTTCCCGGCGGCGCCATCGCGGTGACCGTGCTCGGGCTCAACCTGCTGGGGGACGGGCTCCGCGATCTGCTGGACCCGAAGCTCGCGCGATGA
- a CDS encoding ABC transporter permease, whose protein sequence is MRRFILRRAAALLATLLFVSILVFVVVRILPGDPALLIMGTEASPEAAGRLREAMGLDRPIPVQYLEWIGRALTGDLGRSIQYDVPVGALILSRLPVTLPLTLMAGGLMILAAIPLGVFAATRHRRWGDYLTMTLSQVGVAVPGFWAGLLLVLLFSVRLGWFQSGGFDGWAQGLLPALKSLLLPAVALGLFQFAVLARTTRSAILEVLREEYVKTARAKGVAERAVLFRHTLRNAMIPVLTVAGVQLGQLMAGSIILESVFYLPGLGRLALGAITARDLPVVQGVVLFVASVIVTINVAVDVLYGLLDPRIRYE, encoded by the coding sequence TTGCGTCGCTTCATCCTGAGGAGGGCGGCCGCGTTGCTGGCCACCCTCCTCTTCGTGTCCATCCTCGTCTTCGTGGTGGTGCGCATCCTGCCCGGCGATCCCGCGCTGCTCATCATGGGCACCGAGGCCAGCCCCGAGGCGGCAGGCCGGCTCCGCGAGGCCATGGGGCTCGACCGGCCCATCCCGGTGCAGTATCTCGAGTGGATCGGCCGGGCGCTCACGGGCGATCTCGGCCGCTCCATCCAGTACGACGTGCCCGTGGGCGCCCTGATCCTCTCGCGGCTCCCGGTGACGCTGCCGCTCACGCTCATGGCCGGCGGCCTGATGATCCTCGCCGCCATCCCGCTGGGCGTGTTCGCGGCGACCAGGCACCGCCGCTGGGGCGACTACCTCACGATGACGCTCTCGCAGGTGGGGGTGGCCGTGCCGGGCTTCTGGGCGGGCCTTCTGCTGGTGCTCCTCTTCTCGGTGCGGCTCGGCTGGTTCCAGTCCGGCGGCTTCGACGGCTGGGCTCAAGGCCTGTTGCCCGCGCTCAAGTCCCTCCTGCTGCCGGCCGTGGCGCTCGGGCTCTTCCAGTTCGCCGTGCTGGCGCGCACGACACGCTCGGCCATCCTGGAGGTGCTGCGCGAGGAGTACGTGAAGACGGCCCGCGCCAAGGGGGTCGCCGAGCGCGCGGTGCTCTTCCGCCACACGCTGCGCAACGCGATGATCCCGGTGCTCACCGTGGCGGGCGTCCAGCTCGGCCAGCTCATGGCGGGGAGCATCATCCTGGAGTCGGTCTTCTACCTCCCGGGGCTGGGGCGCCTGGCGCTGGGGGCCATCACCGCCCGGGACCTGCCCGTGGTGCAGGGCGTGGTGCTCTTCGTCGCCTCGGTGATCGTGACGATCAACGTGGCGGTGGACGTCCTCTACGGCCTCCTCGACCCCCGCATCCGCTATGAGTGA